One window from the genome of Myxococcota bacterium encodes:
- the queE gene encoding 7-carboxy-7-deazaguanine synthase, with translation MTYFVKELFYTIQGEGLQAGRPAVFCRFSGCNLWTGREQDRPTAACSFCDTDFVGTDGPGGGRFEHPEDLARTAAGFWAHGHAGSNPLIVCTGGEPLLQLDVALVEAFQRVGFDVAIESNGTIEAPDCIDWVCVSPKGTAPLRQTRGNELKLVFPQYGVDPQRFERLQFDALLLQPMDGPEIEKNTRLAVEYCLAHPQWRLSLQTHKFLGIP, from the coding sequence GTGACCTACTTCGTCAAGGAACTGTTCTACACGATTCAGGGCGAGGGCCTTCAGGCTGGACGTCCCGCCGTGTTCTGCAGATTCTCAGGATGCAACCTTTGGACCGGCCGCGAGCAGGATCGTCCGACCGCTGCCTGTAGCTTCTGCGACACCGACTTCGTTGGGACGGACGGTCCCGGCGGCGGAAGGTTTGAACATCCCGAGGACCTTGCGAGAACTGCGGCCGGCTTTTGGGCGCACGGTCATGCCGGATCGAATCCGCTCATTGTCTGCACGGGTGGAGAACCACTTCTCCAACTCGATGTCGCGCTGGTCGAAGCGTTTCAACGCGTTGGATTCGACGTCGCGATCGAGTCCAATGGAACGATCGAGGCGCCCGACTGCATCGACTGGGTCTGCGTTAGTCCAAAGGGCACAGCGCCACTCCGCCAGACTCGCGGGAATGAGCTGAAGCTCGTCTTTCCTCAATACGGAGTGGATCCACAGCGATTCGAACGTCTTCAGTTCGACGCCCTCCTCCTGCAGCCAATGGACGGGCCTGAGATCGAGAAGAATACACGCCTCGCAGTTGAGTACTGCCTGGCGCATCCGCAATGGAGGCTCAGCCTGCAGACGCACAAGTTCTTGGGAATTCCGTAA
- the queD gene encoding 6-carboxytetrahydropterin synthase QueD gives MEIFKEFSFEAAHRLPNVPPDHKCARLHGHSFKAEIHVAGPIDQDTGWIIDFAEIKHAFEPLMKQLDHNFLNEIRGLENPTSEHLARWIWTNLSLALPGLSKVVVRETCTSGCVYSGEDE, from the coding sequence GTGGAGATCTTCAAGGAATTCAGCTTCGAAGCCGCACATCGGCTTCCCAACGTCCCGCCCGACCACAAGTGCGCGCGATTGCATGGCCACTCATTTAAGGCCGAGATCCACGTCGCGGGGCCGATCGATCAAGACACTGGTTGGATCATCGATTTCGCGGAGATCAAGCACGCGTTTGAGCCCCTGATGAAGCAACTCGATCACAACTTCTTGAACGAGATTCGTGGACTCGAGAACCCCACGAGCGAACATCTCGCGCGCTGGATCTGGACGAATCTGTCGCTCGCGCTTCCAGGCCTCTCGAAGGTCGTCGTACGAGAGACCTGCACCAGTGGGTGCGTCTACTCCGGAGAAGATGAGTAG